One window from the genome of Marinobacter sp. es.048 encodes:
- a CDS encoding nitrate reductase subunit alpha, whose amino-acid sequence MSHLIDKLNYFRKKREPFSNGHGETHEVSREWEDSYRQRWQHDKIVRSTHGVNCTGSCSWKIYVKNGLVTWETQQTDYPRTRPDLPNHEPRGCPRGASYSWYMYSANRLKYPLMRKHLMKLWRAARMQFNDPVEAWASIVEDPKKTAEYKPRRGMGGFVRSSWNEVNELIGASNVYTAKKHGPDRIIGFSPIPAMSMVSYAAGSRYLSMIGGVCMSFYDWYCDLPPASPQTWGEQTDVPESADWYNSGYIIAWGSNVPQTRTPDAHFFTEVRYKGTKTVAITPDYAEVSKLSDEWMNPKQGTDAALGMAMGHVILKEFHVDKPSEYFTDYVRRYTDMPYLVMLEEKDDGSFVPGRFLRASDLVDGLGEENNPEWKTIAIDEASGELTAPNGSIGYRWGEKGKWNLKQTAKGSDVNLQLSMVEKHDDVVDVAFPYFGGIEHDHFKHVEIKDILKHKLGSRKVQLVDGSEGRVVTVYDLMVANYGISRGLGEDDGATSYDEVKPYTPAWQEKITGVPAEKVIRIAREFADNADKTKGRSMVIVGAGMNHWYHMDMNYRGLINMLIMCGCIGQSGGGWAHYVGQEKLRPQTGWQPLAFGLDWQRPPRHMNSTSFFYAHSGQWRYEKLGVDEILSPLADKSKFGGSLIDYNVRAERMGWLPSAPQLNRNPLGIAAEAEKAGMDVADYVAQSMKDGSLAFASEDPEAPQNHPRNLFIWRSNLLGSSGKGHEYMLKYLLGTKSGLQGKDLGHEGGAKPKEVKWHDEAPEGKLDLLVTLDFRMSTTCLYSDIVLPTATWYEKNDLNTSDMHPFIHPLTAATDPAWEARSDWEIYKGIAKAFSKATEGHLGVEKDVVTLPLLHDAPAELGQPFDVKDWKRGECDLIPGKTAPNFITVERDYPNTYARFTSLGPLLDKLGNGGKGINWNTEKEVKFLGELNYKHIDGANAGRPKIESAIDAAEVILTLAPETNGQVAVKAWAALSEFTGLDHTHLAKNKEEEKIRFRDVVAQPRKIISSPTWSGLEDEHVSYNAGYTNVHELIPWRTLTGRQQFYQDHEWMRAFGESLLVYRPPINTKTVSSMLNQRSNGNAEKALNWITPHQKWGIHSTYSDNLLMLTLSRGGPIVWLSEDDAKELNIEDNDWIELFNANGAIAARAVVSQRVMPGMVMMYHAQERIVNIPGSEITGTRGGIHNSVTRVCPKPTHMIGGYAQYSYGFNYYGTVGSNRDEFVVVRKMHNVDWLDGEGNDTVQEAVK is encoded by the coding sequence ATGAGTCATTTGATAGATAAACTGAATTACTTCAGGAAGAAGCGCGAGCCGTTCTCCAACGGCCATGGCGAAACCCACGAAGTCAGCCGCGAGTGGGAAGACAGCTACCGCCAGCGCTGGCAGCATGACAAGATCGTGCGCTCCACCCACGGCGTAAACTGCACCGGCTCCTGCAGCTGGAAAATTTACGTCAAGAACGGCCTGGTTACCTGGGAAACCCAGCAAACCGACTATCCCCGTACCCGCCCGGATCTGCCCAACCACGAGCCTCGCGGCTGCCCACGTGGTGCCAGCTATTCCTGGTACATGTACAGTGCCAACCGCCTGAAGTACCCGCTGATGCGCAAGCATCTGATGAAGCTCTGGCGTGCCGCGCGCATGCAGTTCAATGACCCGGTGGAAGCCTGGGCTTCTATCGTCGAAGACCCCAAGAAAACCGCTGAGTACAAGCCCCGCCGTGGTATGGGTGGATTTGTGCGCTCCAGCTGGAACGAAGTCAACGAGCTGATTGGCGCCTCCAACGTCTACACCGCCAAGAAGCACGGTCCGGACCGCATCATCGGCTTTTCGCCGATTCCCGCCATGTCCATGGTGTCCTACGCCGCGGGCAGCCGCTATCTGTCCATGATCGGTGGCGTGTGCATGAGCTTCTACGACTGGTACTGCGACCTGCCACCGGCCTCGCCGCAAACCTGGGGTGAGCAGACCGACGTGCCGGAATCCGCCGACTGGTACAACTCCGGCTACATCATTGCCTGGGGCTCCAACGTGCCCCAGACCCGTACCCCGGATGCCCACTTCTTCACCGAAGTGCGCTACAAGGGCACCAAGACCGTCGCCATTACGCCGGACTACGCCGAAGTCTCCAAGCTGTCCGACGAGTGGATGAACCCCAAGCAGGGTACCGATGCCGCTCTGGGTATGGCCATGGGGCATGTGATCCTGAAAGAGTTCCACGTCGACAAGCCCAGTGAGTACTTCACCGACTATGTACGTCGCTACACAGACATGCCCTACCTGGTCATGCTGGAAGAAAAGGACGATGGCAGCTTCGTGCCGGGCCGTTTCCTCCGCGCCAGTGATCTGGTCGACGGATTGGGTGAAGAGAACAACCCCGAGTGGAAAACCATCGCCATTGATGAAGCCTCCGGTGAACTGACGGCTCCCAATGGCTCCATCGGCTACCGCTGGGGTGAGAAGGGCAAGTGGAACCTGAAGCAGACTGCCAAGGGCTCCGACGTCAACCTGCAGTTGTCCATGGTCGAAAAGCACGATGACGTTGTGGACGTTGCCTTCCCGTACTTCGGTGGTATCGAGCACGACCACTTCAAGCACGTCGAAATCAAGGACATCCTCAAGCACAAGCTGGGTAGCCGAAAGGTGCAGCTGGTGGATGGCTCCGAAGGTCGCGTGGTCACCGTCTATGACCTGATGGTCGCCAACTACGGCATCAGCCGTGGTCTGGGCGAGGATGATGGCGCCACCTCCTACGACGAAGTGAAGCCCTATACCCCGGCCTGGCAGGAAAAGATCACCGGCGTGCCCGCCGAGAAGGTGATCCGCATTGCCCGTGAGTTTGCCGACAACGCCGACAAGACCAAGGGTCGCTCCATGGTCATCGTGGGTGCTGGTATGAACCACTGGTACCACATGGATATGAACTACCGCGGCCTGATCAACATGCTGATCATGTGTGGCTGTATCGGCCAGAGCGGTGGCGGCTGGGCCCACTACGTTGGCCAGGAAAAACTGCGTCCGCAGACCGGCTGGCAGCCCCTGGCGTTCGGTCTGGACTGGCAGCGTCCACCCCGCCATATGAACTCTACCTCCTTCTTCTACGCCCACTCCGGTCAGTGGCGCTATGAGAAGCTGGGCGTCGACGAGATCCTGTCACCGCTGGCGGACAAGTCCAAATTCGGTGGCAGCCTGATCGACTACAACGTACGTGCCGAGCGCATGGGTTGGTTGCCGTCTGCTCCACAGTTGAATCGCAATCCGTTGGGTATTGCCGCCGAAGCCGAGAAGGCAGGCATGGATGTGGCGGATTACGTAGCCCAGTCCATGAAGGACGGTTCCCTGGCGTTTGCCAGTGAGGATCCGGAAGCGCCCCAGAACCATCCGCGCAACCTGTTTATCTGGCGCTCCAACCTGCTGGGTTCCTCAGGCAAGGGCCACGAGTACATGCTCAAGTATCTGCTGGGCACCAAGAGTGGCCTGCAGGGCAAGGACCTGGGGCACGAAGGTGGCGCCAAGCCGAAAGAGGTCAAATGGCATGACGAGGCGCCGGAAGGCAAGCTCGACCTGTTGGTGACTCTGGACTTCCGTATGTCCACCACCTGTCTGTATTCAGACATCGTTCTGCCGACGGCCACCTGGTATGAGAAGAACGACCTGAACACATCGGACATGCACCCGTTCATCCACCCGCTGACCGCAGCCACCGATCCGGCCTGGGAAGCGCGTAGTGACTGGGAAATCTATAAGGGCATTGCCAAAGCATTCTCAAAGGCGACCGAAGGCCACCTGGGTGTCGAGAAAGACGTGGTTACCCTGCCGTTGCTGCACGACGCACCGGCGGAGCTTGGTCAGCCGTTCGATGTGAAGGACTGGAAGCGCGGTGAGTGCGACCTGATCCCGGGCAAGACCGCGCCCAACTTCATCACCGTTGAGCGGGACTACCCGAACACCTACGCACGTTTCACCTCGCTCGGGCCGCTGCTCGACAAGCTGGGTAACGGTGGCAAGGGCATCAACTGGAATACCGAGAAAGAAGTGAAGTTCCTGGGTGAGCTGAACTACAAGCACATCGACGGCGCTAACGCGGGCCGTCCGAAAATTGAAAGTGCCATTGACGCAGCGGAAGTGATCCTGACCCTGGCGCCGGAAACCAATGGCCAGGTTGCTGTAAAGGCCTGGGCGGCCCTGTCCGAGTTTACCGGACTGGATCACACCCACCTGGCGAAGAACAAGGAAGAGGAAAAAATCCGCTTCCGGGACGTTGTGGCTCAGCCGCGCAAGATCATCTCCAGCCCGACCTGGTCCGGCCTGGAAGACGAGCATGTGTCCTACAACGCCGGCTATACCAACGTCCACGAACTGATCCCCTGGCGCACACTGACCGGTCGTCAGCAGTTCTACCAGGACCACGAGTGGATGCGCGCCTTTGGTGAAAGCCTGCTGGTCTACCGCCCGCCGATCAACACCAAGACGGTCAGCAGCATGCTGAACCAGCGCAGCAACGGCAATGCCGAGAAAGCGCTGAACTGGATAACGCCGCACCAGAAGTGGGGTATCCACAGCACCTACAGCGACAACCTGTTGATGCTGACCCTGTCCCGCGGTGGTCCGATTGTTTGGCTGAGCGAAGACGATGCGAAAGAACTGAATATCGAGGACAACGACTGGATCGAACTGTTCAACGCCAACGGCGCCATCGCCGCCCGCGCGGTGGTAAGCCAACGCGTGATGCCGGGCATGGTGATGATGTACCACGCCCAGGAGCGGATCGTGAACATTCCGGGCTCGGAAATCACCGGTACCCGTGGCGGTATCCACAACTCGGTCACCCGGGTGTGCCCGAAGCCGACCCACATGATCGGCGGCTACGCCCAGTATTCCTACGGTTTCAATTACTACGGCACCGTAGGTTCCAACCGCGACGAATTCGTGGTGGTTCGCAAGATGCACAACGTCGACTGGCTCGACGGCGAAGGCAATGACACTGTTCAGGAGGCTGTAAAATGA
- the narH gene encoding nitrate reductase subunit beta: MKIRSQVGMVLNLDKCIGCHTCSVTCKNVWTSREGMEYAWFNNVETKPGIGYPKEWENQDKWKGGWMRDSSGKIRPKIGGRFRVLANIFANPDLPQIDDYYEPFDFDYQHLHTAGDTKHQPVARPRSLISGQRMQKIEWGPNWEEILGTEFAKRRKDKNFDQVQADIYGQFENTFMMYLPRLCEHCLNPTCVASCPSGAIYKREEDGIVLIDQDKCRGWRMCVSGCPYKKIYFNWKTGKSEKCIFCYPRIEAGMPTVCSETCVGRIRYLGVLLYDADRIEEVASAPGEHELYEKQLEIFLDPFDPKVIEQAKKDGIPMNVIEAAQQSPVYKMAVDWKLALPLHPEYRTLPMVWYVPPLSPIQSAAEAGKVEFDGILPKIESLRIPVKYLANLLTAGDEKPIVRALKRIMAMRLYKRAETVEGKEDLRALEEAGLTKAQADEMYRYLAIANYEDRFVIPTSHRELAKEAFPDATAHGERNGCGFSFGEGCNGDSKFNMFGGRKQTTSMVQKLSTVKQVDPKQLQE; encoded by the coding sequence ATGAAAATCCGTTCCCAAGTCGGCATGGTGCTGAACCTGGACAAGTGCATCGGTTGCCACACCTGTTCAGTAACCTGCAAAAACGTATGGACCAGCCGTGAAGGCATGGAATACGCCTGGTTCAACAACGTCGAGACCAAGCCTGGTATCGGCTACCCGAAAGAGTGGGAGAACCAGGACAAGTGGAAGGGCGGCTGGATGCGTGACAGCTCTGGCAAGATCCGTCCGAAGATCGGTGGCCGTTTCCGGGTACTGGCGAACATCTTCGCCAACCCCGATCTGCCCCAGATCGACGACTACTATGAGCCGTTTGATTTCGATTACCAGCACCTCCACACCGCCGGCGATACCAAGCACCAGCCGGTTGCACGGCCGCGCTCGCTGATCTCCGGCCAGCGCATGCAGAAAATCGAATGGGGCCCGAACTGGGAAGAGATTCTCGGTACCGAGTTCGCCAAGCGCCGCAAGGACAAGAACTTTGACCAGGTGCAGGCGGATATCTATGGGCAGTTCGAAAACACCTTCATGATGTATCTGCCGCGCCTGTGCGAGCACTGTCTGAATCCCACCTGTGTGGCCAGCTGCCCGAGCGGCGCCATCTACAAGCGTGAGGAAGACGGCATCGTCCTGATCGACCAGGACAAGTGTCGTGGCTGGCGGATGTGTGTCTCCGGCTGCCCATACAAGAAGATCTACTTCAACTGGAAGACCGGCAAATCCGAGAAGTGCATTTTCTGCTACCCGCGGATCGAAGCCGGTATGCCCACTGTTTGCTCCGAGACCTGTGTCGGCCGGATTCGCTACCTCGGCGTGCTGCTGTATGACGCAGACCGCATCGAAGAAGTGGCCAGCGCACCGGGAGAGCATGAGCTGTACGAAAAGCAGCTGGAAATCTTCCTGGACCCGTTCGATCCGAAAGTGATCGAACAGGCCAAGAAAGACGGCATTCCGATGAACGTGATCGAAGCCGCCCAGCAGAGCCCGGTCTACAAAATGGCAGTGGACTGGAAGCTGGCCCTGCCGCTGCATCCGGAATACCGCACCCTGCCCATGGTCTGGTACGTGCCACCGCTGAGCCCAATCCAGTCTGCGGCGGAAGCCGGCAAGGTCGAGTTTGACGGCATACTGCCCAAGATCGAGAGCCTGAGGATCCCTGTGAAATACCTGGCCAACCTGCTCACCGCCGGTGACGAGAAGCCGATTGTCCGGGCCCTAAAGCGGATCATGGCCATGCGCCTTTACAAGCGTGCCGAAACCGTGGAAGGCAAAGAAGACCTGCGCGCCCTTGAGGAAGCCGGTCTGACGAAGGCCCAGGCGGATGAAATGTATCGTTACCTGGCCATTGCCAACTATGAGGACCGCTTCGTGATTCCCACCAGCCACCGCGAGCTGGCGAAGGAAGCCTTCCCCGATGCTACCGCCCATGGTGAGCGCAACGGCTGCGGCTTCAGCTTCGGTGAAGGCTGCAACGGCGACAGCAAATTCAACATGTTCGGTGGCCGCAAACAGACCACCAGCATGGTCCAGAAGTTGTCGACCGTGAAGCAGGTTGACCCGAAACAGCTGCAGGAATAA
- the narJ gene encoding nitrate reductase molybdenum cofactor assembly chaperone, with amino-acid sequence MQLLKVLARVLEYPTEELQASKDALIAAVLEDSRLPRQNKEQLLRCLEMLCDGDLLDMQENYVGLFDKGRATSLLLFEHVHGESRDRGQAMVDLMEEYRTNGLEIDARELPDYLPLFLEYLSTRPRDEIQNWLEDIHHILGLLGERLYQRESFYHVVMDSLLTLSGRAANRQELAQIVASEERDDTPEALDKVWEEEMVKFVDDQGSSCSTGSVVGQRRRELEQTQTIHLSDQLMTDATPRQAGRA; translated from the coding sequence ATGCAACTCTTAAAAGTACTGGCACGGGTGCTTGAGTACCCGACCGAAGAACTTCAGGCCTCCAAAGACGCCCTCATTGCCGCTGTCCTCGAGGACAGCCGGCTGCCCCGGCAGAACAAGGAGCAACTGCTGCGCTGTCTGGAAATGCTGTGCGATGGCGATCTGCTGGACATGCAGGAGAACTACGTCGGCCTGTTCGACAAGGGCCGGGCCACGTCCCTGCTGCTGTTCGAACACGTGCACGGGGAATCCCGCGACCGTGGTCAGGCCATGGTGGACCTGATGGAGGAATACCGCACTAACGGTCTGGAAATCGACGCCAGGGAATTGCCGGATTATCTGCCGCTGTTCCTGGAATACCTCTCCACCCGCCCCCGGGACGAGATCCAGAACTGGCTGGAGGATATCCACCATATCCTGGGCTTGCTGGGTGAGCGCCTGTACCAGAGGGAAAGTTTCTATCACGTGGTGATGGATTCGCTGCTGACCCTCTCCGGGCGCGCGGCAAACCGCCAGGAGCTGGCCCAGATCGTCGCTTCGGAAGAGCGCGACGACACCCCGGAGGCACTGGACAAAGTCTGGGAAGAGGAAATGGTGAAGTTTGTTGATGATCAGGGCAGTTCCTGCAGTACCGGCAGCGTTGTAGGCCAGCGCCGTCGCGAACTGGAGCAGACCCAGACCATTCACCTGAGTGATCAGCTGATGACGGATGCCACACCCCGTCAGGCAGGGCGCGCCTGA
- the narI gene encoding respiratory nitrate reductase subunit gamma: protein MSYLNTLLFGVYPYIAIAILVLGTWARYDQGQFTWKAHSSQILRKKNMVMASVLFHVGVLVIFFGHLVGLLTPHAFYEPFMTPGTKQVMAIVVGGIAGVMAIIGGAMLAWRRLTDPRVKASSTFADNMIIIILVVQLVLGMLTILPTMGHLDGSTMLKFSAWAQGVVTLQGGVAGYVADVHWIYKTHIFLGLTIFVLFPFTRLVHMLSVPVEYFGRKYQVVRKRA from the coding sequence ATGTCCTATCTGAATACACTATTGTTCGGGGTTTATCCCTACATTGCTATCGCGATCCTGGTGCTTGGTACCTGGGCCCGGTATGACCAGGGGCAGTTCACATGGAAAGCCCATTCCAGCCAGATTCTGCGCAAGAAAAACATGGTGATGGCCAGTGTACTGTTCCATGTGGGCGTACTGGTGATCTTCTTCGGCCACCTGGTGGGCCTGCTGACGCCTCATGCGTTCTATGAACCGTTCATGACTCCCGGCACCAAGCAGGTGATGGCGATCGTGGTTGGTGGAATTGCCGGCGTGATGGCGATCATTGGCGGTGCCATGCTTGCCTGGCGCCGGCTCACTGACCCGCGCGTGAAGGCCAGCAGCACCTTTGCTGACAATATGATCATTATCATCCTGGTGGTCCAGCTGGTCCTGGGTATGCTCACCATCCTGCCCACCATGGGCCATCTGGATGGCAGCACCATGCTCAAGTTCTCCGCCTGGGCGCAGGGTGTCGTCACCCTACAGGGCGGCGTGGCCGGCTACGTTGCCGACGTGCACTGGATCTACAAGACCCACATCTTCCTGGGCCTGACCATCTTCGTACTCTTCCCGTTCACCCGCCTGGTGCACATGCTCAGCGTGCCGGTGGAGTATTTCGGACGGAAGTACCAGGTGGTGCGCAAGCGGGCGTAA
- a CDS encoding peptidylprolyl isomerase, whose product MQLIPVGEAEKPRNQFPPVYVGETLIAEDDIAREMQHHPAEEVAEAWHEAATSLVIRELLLQQASRLKLDDIADEEDRIARVLELELNVPDPTEQDCERFYNANPARFRSPTLMAVSHILLAAAPDDVQERIRQEEAGDQLLSSLIDGRSQFAELAKQYSACESRHQGGSLGQISKGQTVDEFERPVLALQEGLNPELIETRYGWHIVRVDQRIDGHQLPYEHVKPQIRQYLSESVTRRAFRQYLQVMAAETGVEGVDLELPDSPLMQ is encoded by the coding sequence ATGCAACTCATCCCCGTCGGCGAAGCCGAAAAACCCAGAAACCAGTTCCCGCCGGTCTACGTGGGTGAAACACTCATCGCCGAAGATGATATCGCCCGGGAAATGCAGCACCACCCGGCCGAAGAAGTCGCCGAAGCCTGGCATGAAGCCGCCACAAGTCTTGTCATCCGGGAATTGCTCCTGCAGCAGGCCAGTCGCCTGAAACTCGATGACATCGCCGACGAAGAAGACCGCATTGCCCGGGTACTGGAACTCGAACTCAATGTTCCGGACCCCACCGAACAGGACTGCGAACGCTTCTATAACGCTAACCCGGCCCGCTTCCGCAGCCCGACACTGATGGCCGTCAGCCACATCCTGCTTGCCGCCGCCCCGGACGACGTCCAGGAACGCATCCGCCAGGAAGAAGCTGGCGATCAATTGCTGTCGTCCCTTATTGACGGCCGCTCCCAATTCGCCGAACTTGCCAAACAATACTCCGCCTGCGAATCCCGCCACCAGGGCGGCAGTCTTGGCCAGATCAGCAAAGGCCAGACAGTAGATGAATTTGAGCGTCCGGTTCTTGCCCTCCAGGAAGGCCTGAATCCGGAACTGATCGAAACCCGCTACGGCTGGCACATCGTTCGGGTCGACCAGCGCATCGACGGCCATCAGCTCCCGTATGAGCATGTAAAACCGCAAATCCGACAATACCTGAGTGAGAGCGTAACCCGCCGGGCATTTCGTCAGTATCTGCAGGTTATGGCGGCGGAAACCGGAGTGGAGGGGGTAGATCTCGAACTCCCGGATTCGCCTCTGATGCAATGA
- a CDS encoding Crp/Fnr family transcriptional regulator, which yields MALTQTAETCYTKPVLVAINKPFDDEDGLQALRSHPLFLELSSKDLEHLIQQSRRIRLGHHQLLYRQDMPAHHFFFVISGRLRLYRLDSSGIDRTLDSIAPGDCFAEVMIYADPPRYACYAEALKSSEVLMIPVKAYQDMLESKPRYAQAALRHYAKRAVSRFHDLEIMTVQNARDRLIRYLIDLLPNGAEEGGEVELPLPKCLVASRLAMQPETFSRILADLKANGLVRVNRSRLFISDPQRLIEISQ from the coding sequence ATGGCACTGACCCAAACGGCCGAAACTTGCTACACCAAACCAGTTCTCGTCGCCATCAACAAACCATTTGATGACGAGGACGGTCTCCAGGCACTGCGCAGCCATCCATTGTTCTTGGAACTCAGTAGCAAAGATCTTGAGCACCTGATCCAGCAATCCCGGAGAATTCGGCTTGGCCATCACCAGTTGCTTTACCGCCAGGATATGCCGGCGCACCATTTCTTCTTCGTGATCTCCGGCCGCCTGCGTCTTTACCGCCTGGACTCCTCCGGCATCGACCGAACCCTCGATAGCATTGCCCCCGGCGACTGCTTCGCCGAGGTCATGATCTACGCCGATCCGCCCAGGTACGCCTGTTACGCCGAGGCTCTGAAATCCAGCGAAGTTCTGATGATCCCGGTCAAAGCCTACCAGGACATGCTGGAAAGCAAGCCAAGATACGCCCAGGCCGCACTGCGGCATTACGCCAAACGTGCGGTTTCGCGATTTCATGACTTGGAAATCATGACCGTCCAGAACGCCCGTGACCGTCTGATCCGCTACCTGATTGATCTGTTGCCCAACGGCGCAGAAGAGGGTGGGGAAGTGGAGTTGCCGCTACCCAAGTGCCTGGTGGCCTCCAGGCTGGCCATGCAGCCGGAAACCTTTTCCCGGATTCTGGCGGATCTGAAGGCCAACGGTCTGGTGCGTGTCAACCGCAGCCGGCTGTTTATCTCGGATCCACAGCGCCTGATCGAAATCAGCCAGTAA
- a CDS encoding ribonucleotide reductase subunit alpha, whose protein sequence is MISSYSDLIQASYNQQEPQRLLFVFCRAELPDEASPEERVAFERGEGGALTPVVCVDKTPDEAPDFGVLHKESQATGQPWDVVFVAAMSGRGGTPPSTDEAQQPLTMMVESIRLGHINNYLPLDSQGNAVSLG, encoded by the coding sequence ATGATCAGCAGTTACAGTGACCTGATTCAGGCCTCCTACAACCAGCAGGAACCACAGCGCCTGCTATTCGTTTTCTGCCGGGCCGAGTTGCCGGACGAGGCTTCCCCTGAAGAAAGGGTTGCCTTTGAACGCGGCGAGGGTGGCGCCCTGACGCCGGTGGTTTGTGTCGACAAGACTCCCGATGAAGCACCGGATTTCGGGGTCCTGCATAAAGAATCACAGGCCACGGGCCAACCATGGGATGTGGTGTTTGTTGCCGCCATGTCCGGCCGCGGCGGTACGCCTCCATCCACTGATGAAGCGCAGCAGCCGTTGACCATGATGGTGGAGTCAATTCGCCTCGGCCATATCAACAATTATCTACCCCTCGATTCCCAGGGCAACGCTGTCAGCCTGGGCTGA
- the nosR gene encoding transcriptional regulator NosR, with protein sequence MALNAAPLGKYEPVAGRQVIKQTFPDVTRVIPREGNRAIQELYVRKELVGYAYQSLDFVQTPAYSGKPVNAMVLLDTEGTIKAAKVIHHDEPILLVGIPESKMHAFTDQYTGLKADQRVTVGGTSSERKVAVDGLSGATVTVMVINEVIMRTAHRVAVELGMVEGEDGTRPPMATVDKQAYEQKTWQELTGDGSVRRLLLTKGQVDDSFKGTEAEGVDTAGPEERNEPLIELYTAYLDVPTIGRNMLGESQYQWLTSELQEGEHAIAVMADGEYSFKGSGYVRGGIFDRIQIRQFGDTFNFRDLDFYRLSDVYAEGMPKFTEMAIFIIRQQYNFDPGTPWTLELTVKRQTGPLDSEFQVFPLEYQLPEQFYTRPEPVVSEEEWLESQPMWVQVWYQREFQIVVLGIGIGVLMFILFFQDWLVKKPKMMRWIRHAFLTYTLFFIGWYAMGQLSIVNVLTFANSLISGFSWSTFLIDPMLFILWAVVAAIILLWGRAVYCGWLCPFGALQELLNEIARKLKVPQYTVPFAVHERLWAIKYIILLVLFGVSLDSMATAERLAEVEPFKTAITLKFDRSWPFVTYAGVLLVVNLFTRKVFCRYMCPLGAALALPTKLRVFDWLKRRKECGNPCRLCDHECEVQAIHPDGHINYMECHYCLDCQMTYFDDHKCPPLIVKRRGKRRGHNAPGHPEEIPVVQVT encoded by the coding sequence ATGGCCCTGAATGCCGCGCCTCTAGGTAAGTATGAGCCTGTTGCCGGTCGTCAGGTCATCAAGCAGACGTTTCCGGATGTCACCAGGGTTATTCCCAGGGAAGGCAATCGAGCCATCCAGGAGCTCTATGTTCGCAAGGAATTGGTGGGCTACGCCTATCAGTCCCTGGATTTTGTACAGACTCCCGCCTACTCGGGCAAACCGGTCAATGCCATGGTATTGCTGGATACCGAAGGCACCATCAAGGCCGCCAAGGTAATCCACCACGATGAGCCCATTCTTCTGGTGGGTATTCCCGAAAGCAAAATGCACGCCTTTACCGATCAGTACACGGGCCTGAAAGCCGACCAGCGGGTAACCGTGGGTGGAACTTCCTCCGAACGCAAGGTTGCCGTTGATGGTTTGTCCGGTGCCACGGTCACCGTGATGGTGATCAATGAAGTGATTATGCGCACCGCCCACCGGGTGGCCGTGGAGCTGGGCATGGTTGAAGGCGAGGATGGAACCCGTCCGCCGATGGCCACCGTGGACAAACAGGCTTACGAACAGAAAACCTGGCAGGAACTGACTGGTGACGGCTCTGTGCGCCGGTTGCTGCTCACCAAGGGCCAGGTGGATGATTCGTTCAAAGGCACGGAAGCCGAGGGTGTTGATACCGCAGGCCCGGAAGAAAGAAACGAGCCGCTGATTGAACTCTATACTGCCTACCTGGATGTGCCCACCATTGGCCGGAACATGCTGGGAGAAAGCCAGTATCAGTGGCTGACATCCGAGCTGCAGGAAGGCGAGCATGCAATTGCCGTGATGGCCGACGGTGAGTATTCCTTCAAGGGGTCGGGCTATGTGCGTGGCGGCATCTTTGATCGCATCCAGATTCGTCAGTTCGGTGACACCTTCAATTTCCGTGACCTGGATTTCTACCGGCTAAGCGACGTTTATGCCGAGGGCATGCCGAAATTCACCGAGATGGCGATTTTCATCATTCGCCAGCAATACAACTTCGATCCTGGCACTCCATGGACACTTGAACTCACGGTGAAGCGCCAGACTGGACCGCTGGACAGCGAATTCCAGGTCTTCCCCCTCGAGTATCAACTGCCGGAGCAGTTTTATACCCGTCCGGAGCCGGTCGTCTCCGAGGAAGAATGGCTGGAAAGCCAGCCCATGTGGGTGCAGGTATGGTACCAGCGTGAATTCCAGATTGTGGTGCTCGGTATCGGAATCGGTGTGCTGATGTTCATCCTGTTTTTCCAGGACTGGCTGGTGAAAAAGCCGAAGATGATGCGCTGGATCCGCCACGCCTTCCTGACCTACACGCTGTTCTTCATCGGCTGGTATGCCATGGGTCAGCTTTCCATCGTCAACGTGCTCACGTTTGCCAACAGCCTGATCAGTGGCTTCAGTTGGAGCACGTTCCTGATCGATCCGATGCTGTTCATCCTCTGGGCCGTGGTGGCCGCCATCATCCTGCTCTGGGGCAGGGCGGTGTACTGCGGCTGGTTATGCCCATTTGGCGCCCTCCAGGAATTGCTGAACGAGATAGCCCGCAAACTCAAGGTGCCCCAATACACCGTGCCGTTCGCCGTGCACGAGCGGCTTTGGGCCATCAAGTACATCATTCTGCTGGTGCTTTTCGGAGTGTCGCTGGATTCCATGGCAACCGCCGAACGGCTTGCCGAGGTGGAGCCGTTCAAAACCGCCATCACGCTGAAATTTGACCGCAGCTGGCCTTTTGTCACCTACGCCGGTGTGTTGCTGGTGGTGAATCTATTCACCCGCAAAGTGTTCTGCCGCTACATGTGTCCCCTGGGCGCAGCCTTGGCACTGCCGACCAAACTTCGGGTGTTCGACTGGCTCAAACGCCGGAAGGAGTGTGGCAATCCCTGCCGGTTGTGTGACCACGAGTGTGAAGTTCAGGCAATCCATCCGGACGGCCACATCAACTATATGGAATGCCATTACTGCCTGGACTGCCAGATGACCTATTTCGATGATCACAAGTGCCCGCCGCTGATCGTCAAGCGACGCGGCAAGCGCCGTGGTCATAACGCACCGGGCCACCCGGAGGAAATACCCGTGGTTCAGGTGACTTGA